A window of the Miscanthus floridulus cultivar M001 chromosome 14, ASM1932011v1, whole genome shotgun sequence genome harbors these coding sequences:
- the LOC136503735 gene encoding disease resistance protein RGA2-like, translated as METALSVILGEIAHRSISFLINKFSNEAAAALPPDENLRRVLMRVHIVVEEAEGRQIRNQAMLQQLKILSATMYRGYYVLDTFRYRAYQEENGEDYRLGTVSHSFALSKFNPAKRIQLLCGGTSSTSSQGEKELCGELGSMEITITNASEFIMFLNGCPPLCRRIYSTYLVMERCMFARHVEMEHIINFLMETGSPGTQDLDVLPIVGPMKAGKSTLVEHACNDERVRMAFSQIVLLTEDDLDERLMTSMRDGGTVKHRSSHALDNQRLLLIVELNGDVDEATWSNLYSSCKRYAANDSKVIICSRSDEIARFGTAPPLRVEYLTQEAYWYFFKALAFGSANPKEEPKLTSMAMEIAACISSSFIAANSMVRILRTNFSAEFWRMCVFCIYFR; from the coding sequence ATGGAGACTGCCTTGTCAGTAATTTTGGGTGAAATCGCCCATCGATCGATTTCATTCCTCATCAACAAATTCTCCAATGAGGCAGCTGCTGCTCTCCCGCCTGATGAAAACCTGCGCCGCGTGTTGATGCGGGTTCACATCGTCGTTGAGGAAGCAGAGGGCCGGCAAATCAGAAACCAAGCCATGCTACAGCAGCTCAAGATTCTgtccgccaccatgtaccgaggCTACTATGTACTGGACACCTTCAGGTACCGAGCTTACCAAGAAGAGAACGGCGAGGATTACCGGCTTGGAACCGTAAGTCACTCTTTTGCCCTCTCTAAGTTCAACCCTGCCAAACGCATTCAACTGTTGTGTGGTGGAAcaagtagtactagtagtcaagGTGAAAAAGAGCTATGTGGAGAGCTTGGCTCTATGGAGATAACCATCACTAACGCGAGTGAGTTTATCATGTTTCTTAATGGCTGTCCTCCCTTGTGCCGCCGCATATACAGCACGTACCTGGTTATGGAGAGGTGTATGTTTGCCCGCCATGTCGAAATGGAGCACATCATAAACTTTCTGATGGAGACGGGCTCTCCAGGCACTCAGGATTTGGATGTCCTGCCGATTGTAGGTCCCATGAAAGCCGGTAAAAGCACCCTTGTCGAGCACGCATGCAACGATGAGAGGGTACGCATGGCCTTCTCCCAGATTGTGTTATTAACAGAAGATGATCTAGATGAAAGGCTTATGACTTCTATGAGAGATGGTGGCACGGTAAAGCATCGAAGTAGTCATGCCTTGGACAACCAAAGGCTTTTGCTTATTGTTGAGCTAAATGGAGATGTTgatgaggctacatggagtaACCTATATTCATCATGCAAAAGGTACGCTGCAAATGATAGCAAGGTCATAATATGCAGCCGGTCTGATGAGATCGCTAGATTCGGAACAGCACCACCTCTCAGGGTGGAGTATCTAACTCAGGAAGCATACTGGTACTTCTTCAAAGCTCTTGCATTTGGAAGTGCAAACCCCAAGGAAGAACCGAAGCTCACATCTATGGCTATGGAGATTGCGGCGTGCATAAGTAGTTCTTTCATAGCCGCCAACTCGATGGTTCGCATCCTCAGAACTAATTTCAGTGCCGAGTTCTGGCGCATGTGTGTTTTTTGTATTTATttccggtga